The following nucleotide sequence is from Flavobacterium sp. N1736.
GTGCTGCTAATGAAGTTTAAAAGCAGATCTTTGGCTCTTTTGTATTTCTGCAGTGAGGCTGGAGCGCGTTCTCCCGAGTTCACTCTTTTGGTAAAAAAAATATTGTATGTTTCCATAATTTCAATTATGGTTGAACCTTTTGGCTGGTCTATTTTGGCTTTGCCTGTAATTTCAGCTTTTAATAATTGAAGGTTAACCTCAGGATCTATCCTGAAGAGTTCAGTAAATTTTTTGGCTGCATTAAGTTGGAAAAGATCAAGTAGATTTTTGATTACTATTTCCTTTTCAATTTTAAGCGGGTTTCTAAGGTTATTAGTGCTGGCCCATCTTTCTTTTGAAATCGCTTGTCCGGTTGACATTGAAATTTGTCTGTTATTGTAACTCAAACGCGCATAGATTGGAGATTCGCCGTTCTTGTTTACTCTATCAGATTTCTGGTAGAAAAGTACTTTTAACATGTTATCTAGTTTTAAAATTAATAATCAAATTGAATTAAAAATTTTAAGAGAGCCCATTGATAGCAGGGAATTCCCGGGGAATTCTTTTACTTTAGTTACCCATTTTTGAGAAAAAAGATTCAAAAAAAGACTGGGTAACTAATAGGGTAACCATTCTTTGATAAAACATGTGCTTTTTGAAAAGTGTGTAAAAACGAAAAAGCCTTTAAACACTAGTGTTTAAAGGCTTTTGACTTTTAAAGTTTCTTCTGAAACTTCTACTGGCGGAGAAAGAGGCTCCGTAGTCCTTATGTTGATCTCAGTAATTACAGATGTTTTGAGCTTTTTTAAAAATTAGGTACACCGATAGGTACATTAAAAATAGACTCTCACTAGTTATTGCTAAATTACAAAATATATGTATGGGTTGTTGTTTTTTGCTTTTTATATTTTTGCTAAATATTGACGATAATATCAATATTTGAAGTTCATGTGATTTTGGATTTCATCTATTTAATAGATTTTTTCTGATTCTGCTTAAAGTTTCTGGGGAGATGCCAAGATTGGTGCTTTCGTAGCGCATTAAGAGAATATCTATTTCTAAATCTAAGAAATTTAATTTTTCAGTTAATTAAGTAATTAGTTTAGAGATTTTATTATTAGTTCTCAATTTATTTACTTTATAAAGGAATAACTCTGTTTCCTCATTTTGCTATAAAAAAGCACTACAGGCTTATGGAACAGATTTCTACAAGTACTAAAATGATATAATTATTTTTAGTTTAATATAGCTCACAATGAATTGGTCGGAGTAAGGCTAGTGATCCAATACTCTAAAATTGTTTTCAATACTGTTTTATATTTAGAGAATTCCTCCTCTTTTTTAAAATATCCCTGTGCGTGGCAAGAGTACGCCTTAATAACATTTTCGGGAATTTTGGACGTCGACAGAAAGATATAAGGGATACACTTCTTGCTTATTTCTGTATTAGCAAGAATCTGATTGCGTAGTTCAAATCCATTTATCTTTGGCATATTAATGTCAGAAAATATAATGAAGGGTATAACCAAAGGATTTGACAGATAAGCTATGGCGTCCATTGGATCTTCAATAAATGTTATTTTATTCGGGTAATCTAAAGCTTCAAATATATCCTTTAACAATAACCTGTCATCTTCATCGTCTTCAATAATTATAATTTCATCGTTTTTTCTCATAATATTGTAAAGATAGTCTTACTTCTTCAGCTTAGCTAATTATTTAGTAATTAAGTTAGTATTTATGCTAACTATAATCAAAAGTTGGTAATTTGAATTTCTTAAAAATAACACAATTCAACTATAATACACTTGCAGATAATATTACAGAGCATAAAAATCGTCATAATTTATACACAGAGATTTTCCATTTTAAGATCAACGATATTTGCTTTCGTTGGTAAATGCTATAGTTATTGCCCGATGTAAGTCTTACAACCTCCTGTCGACACACTATTGGAAGGATTAGTTTAAATATTTAGATATGATATAAATAAAAAAAGAGCAAATAGTGGTTACTTGCTCTTTAGTGTGCCTTTAAAATTTAAAAAAAAAATTGTAACCATGATGTTATGGTTTATTATTATTTTAAAGGCATAAGCATATGCTGCGTTAATTTTGCTTTGGCATATAAAATAAAAACTTAGGTTTTCTGAAATGCAAGTAACACATTATCAAAGATATATAAAAAATAGCGAAATAAAAGAATTTACTTACATTTTTTTTATTAATATTTTTAGTATTTCTACATTCTTAACTTTTCTTCTGCAATAATGCCGATTTATTGAGTATGAAATTCTAGATAATGATGTATAATTTTAGTAAGTAATTAGATAAACTTAAACTCTATAAATTCATAATCTAAATATTGAGTTTCACATATGAAAATAAAACGCAGAACTTATGACAAGATTTTCAAAGAAAAGGCAGTTCAATTATCTTATAAAAAAGGTAGTATCATACAAGTTGAAAATGAGCTTGAAATATCAGGTTCATTAATATGTAAATGGCGACAGCAATATGAAAAATTTGGAATTGACAGCTTTTGTGGAAAAGGGAACGGATACCAAAGATTAAATTCAGGACAACAAAAAATTAATGAACTTAAAAGAAAAGCTAAACAATCAGAACTAAATTATAAAATTTTAAAAGAAGGGAGTAAGTATATTTCACAAGGGAAATCGATGGTTTTTAATTTCATAGAAAATAATGAAAAAGTATATTCTACAAAAAAAATGTGCAGAGTTTTAGGAGTAGGCGAATTGAGCTATTACCGATGGAAAAATAAAATTATTTCACCGACACAATCTCGCATAATTTTATTGAAACAAGAAATGTCTTCTATATTTATTGAAAGTAAAGAGCGTTATGGAAGTTCTAGAATTACTAAAGAGCTTCAAAATCGCGGCTATCAAATAACGCACTCCACTGTATCAAGACATATGATCCAATTAGGTTTACATAAAAAATCAATTAGAAAATTTAAGGTAACAACGAATTCAAATCATAATCATTATATTGCTCCTAATCTATTAAATAGAGAATTTAATGTGAATAAACCAGGTATAGCGTGGGTTTCAGATATCACATATTTACAAACTACAAAGGGTTTTTTATATCTCACTATTATTTTGGATTTGTTCGACCGAAAAATAATCGGCTGGAATATTAGCAATGAAATGTCTACAAAGATGACTATTATACCAACTTGGGAGATGGCGGTTAATAATAGAGAAATTACAAATGAATTAATATTCCATTCTGATCGAGGAACTCAATATGCCAGTAAAAGTTTTACAAAATTATTGGACTCCCATATGATTGTTAAGAGAAGTATGAGCCGTAAAGGAGATTGCTTTGATAATGCTGTTGCTGAGAGTTTTTTCAGTACATTAAAAAGAGAACTAATATATAGAAATACACTGTTTACCAAAAAAAAGATGAAGGAGGAAATATTCGAGTTTATAGAAAATTGGTATAATAAAAAAAGAATTCATTCTACCTTAAACTATATGACTATAGAAGAATTTAATAAAATGAATAATCAACTTACTTTAATTTTCTATATAAACTATGAAAGAAAATAAAAAAAATTATGATTCCACTTTCAAAGAGAAAGTAGTAAAGTTAAGTTATGAAAGTGGTACTATAAATGAACTTGAAAAAGAATTTCATCTATATGACAGATCTATAGCTATTTGGCAAAAAAATTATGAAAAACTTGGAACGGTTAGTTTTCCTGGGAAGAGTCACCAAAGATTTAGTCCAGAACAAGAAAGAATTTACTGGCTTGAAAAAAAAATTAAAGATTTAGATTTAAAATTTGAGATTTTGAAAAATGGCAGGTGGAATATTTCACAGGGAAAACCAATGGTGTTCGATTTTATAAAAAGCAACGAAAAAACATACCCTATTAGATTAATGTGTAAAGTTTTTGGTATAAGTTATATTACATATTGCAGATGGAGAAGCGAGTGTATTTCCGAAGCAAAAAAGCGAAGAATCTTAGTAAAGGAAGAAATAAGATCTATATTTTTTGATTCTAAACAAAGGTATGGAAGTGTTAGAATTACCATAGAGCTTCAAAATCGCGGCTATAAAATATCACGATCTTCAGTATTACTTTATATGAGAGAATTAAATCTGTACAGTAAGTTCACAAAAACAGCTTATAAGTAGCAAACTGATAATCCAGCATTTTTAAAAAGATTTTCATTAGAAATCTAACTACCCCTCATTGACTTGGATGTTCTTTTAATTTGTATTACTAAAACTCCTTTGAAGTAGCGAAAGCCTTTCTAAACTGCCTACGAATATCTACCATTTGATCAAACAAAACTATAATATAGTCGACCCTAAATTTCTTAAGTCTTAAATATTGCTAGATTTTTAATTGTTTTAAAAATATATGCCTTGATTTTGCAATAAAAATTCAAAGTACTCGCCTTAATAACATAATTTTTTTCCATTTATCTTTTTTGTGGATCATGAATTTGCTTGCCATTATGTATTTTTATATTTCTCGATTACCTTATTCATATCTTCTTTGATATTAGCATCTAAAACTTTAGCATAATGCTGTGTTTGTAAAATGTTTGTATGACCCATCATCGATGAAACATTTTCTATTCGCACGCCGTTTCCCAAAGTAACTGTTGTGGCAAAAGTGTGTCTGGCGGCATACCATGTCAATTTTTTTTTAATGCCGCATAACACTGCAATTTCTTTCAGATATTCATTCATCTTCTGATTTGATAATGGAGGCAGAAGAGTAAGCTGCTGCTGGCTGTATTTGTTAATTATTTTATGTGCTGGGTGAAGTAAGGGGGACATTCTCTTGTGTTGAGGTTTTTGTTCTGTTTGATATAATCCAGAGGTCATTGTTATTGTCGGCTACGAGGTTTTCTTTTGTAAGGGCAGAAGCGTCCGCCGGGCCGTATCCTGTATAACAACAGAATATGAAAATATCTTTGACTTTGGCTAACCTTTCCACGAAAATCTCTTACTTCAAATATTTTTAATTCTTCAGGTGTTAAGTAGATGGCACTTTTCTCGAATACTTTACCGTCATATGAATCGAAAGGGTTGTTAGTGATTAAACCTAATTTTACTGCATAATTAAATGCAGTTTTATACATCCGCATATATTTTACTGTTGAGTTGTTTTTAATTCCTGTGCGGCCCTTAAAACTGCTGTCGTATTTAAGAAATGATTCGAGATTATGAATAAAACTGTTGTTAATTGACTTACATATTATGTCGTCTTTTTGGTATTCTTCTTTTAAAAAATTGGAAAGCAGTTCCTTGGATCGTTCATATTTTTTGAGGCTTGCATAAGATCTTTCATCTTTAGCAACTTTCCGATTGAAATTGCTGATATGGGTTTCCAGAATCTTTAAAGCTGTGACTCCCTCTGCAGTAGTTTTTTTATTAAATTCATTTTTGAGTTTTAAAAGAGAAAAATCACCGTCTCTTTGAATGATTTCATTAAATTTTTTTTCAATATTCATTTGGAACAAATCTAATGTTTTTCTAAGAGTTTTTTCCTTTTCCATTCTGAGCACCCTGCGTAGTTTATTGGTAAAATTCCATCTTTCTTTTGTTATATACTGGCCCGTTGTCATGGTAATCGAATTTTCATAATACCACAGGCGTGCATAGATTGGAGATTCATCTCTCCAGTTTAACTTTCCAGGTTTAAGAAAAAAATAGATTTTTAGCATCACTTATTGCTATTTGTGTTTAATAATAGTTAATTAAGTTCTTGCTAAGGTCTGAAATTTTAATGAATTTATATATGAAGGTGCTGAAAATGAGATGTTTTTAGTGTGTTTTTACTAAGGGAAAGGCTACGATTTACGTGAAAAAAAGGGACACTAATAGGGACACAAAAATATACTAAAAAGTCACTTAATTTTGAAAACTGAAAAAGTGAAAGAAATGACGGTCTCAGTATTTAAAAGGATTGACAAAGGATAACCAGTCTTTTTAAAGTTAGGTTCCGAAGTTTTGAGCTAGTTCTAAAAACGTCGAAACCCCTAGTAAATGCTAGGGGTTTCATTTTCAGCGGAGAAAGAGGGATTCGAACCCCCGGACCTGTTACAGTCAACAGTTTTCAAGACTGCCGCATTCGACCGCTCTGCCATTTCTCCAGTATGTTGCGATCATTTGCTGATTGCGAGTGCAAATATAAGACGCTTTTTCGGTTCTCAAAACTTTTTTTAAGCTTTTTTACTGATTATTTTAAATTAATTTTCAAGTGCTTCATAATCAGTATTTATTTTAAAAACAATTTTACGTTAAATAATGTAATTAATCTAAAATAGGCGTCGGTTTCTTGTTTTCATCAACTGCAACAAACGAAAAAGTTCCTGAAACTACAGTTTCGCGAAGCTCAGAATACATTTGTTCCATGAAAATATCAACGTGAATTTTACAGCTGGTTCTTCCAACGTTAACAACTTTTGCTACTAATTCGATTAAAGTACCCGCCGGAATTGCTTTTTTAAAATCAATTTGTCCTGTTGAAATAGTTACTACTTTCTTGCGGCTAAATCTTGTCGCACAAATAAAAGCAACTTCATCCATGAGATGCAGCGCAGTACCTCCAAATAAAGTATCATAATGATTTGTTGTACTCGGAAAAACGGCTTTAAAAATATGAGTCTCAGATTTTGCAATTCTTTCTTCTAAAGTACCCATATATTAGTAGTTTACGTATTCAGTAATTTCAAGCCCGTATCCAATCATACCAACACGTTTTGTTTGCTCTGTATTAGACACCAACCTAATTTTTGAAATATCAATATCATGCAGGATTTGAGCTCCAATTCCGTAATCTTTACTGTCAATAATTACTTTTGGCGCTTTCATTGTCCCTCCGGCCTGTAAAGCTTTAAGTTCAGAGATACGGCTTAATAAATTAATCGCCTGCATATCCTGATTAATAAAAATAACTGCGCCCTTTCCATTCTCATTAATTACTTTAAACATACCATCCAGTTGTTGTTCAGCATTATTGGTTAAAGTACCTAGTAAATCATTATTTACCTGCGAAGAGTGAATTCTCGTTAAAATTGGTTCTCCAAGATTCCACGTTCCTTTCGTTAAAGCAATATGAATTTGTTTATTTGTCGTTTGTTCGTAAGCTCGTAATCTAAAAGTTCCAAAACGAGTTTCGATATCAAAATCTTCTTTTTTAACAATTAAACTATCGTGCTGCATTCTGTAAGCAACAAGATCTTCAATAGAAACTAATTTTAAATTGAATTTCTTAGCCACTTTTACAAGTTCAGGCAAACGAGACATAGTTCCGTCTTCATTTAGAATTTCGCAAATTACACCAGCCGATTTAAATCCTGCTAATCTTGCAAAATCAATTGCAGCTTCTGTATGACCGGTTCTTCTTAAAACGCCGCCTTGTTTTGCAACCAAAGGAAAAATGTGTCCCGGTCTTGCCAATTCATGTGGTTTTACATTTGAATCTGTCAATGCCAATACTGTTTTAGACCTGTCTGCTGCCGAAATCCCTGTCGTTACCCCATGTCCTTTTAAATCTACAGATACTGTAAATGCAGTTTCCATATGATCCGTATTATTAGTAACCATAGGTCTTAAATCCAATTCCTTACAACGGCTTTCTGTTAGCGGCGCACAAATTAATCCACGTCCGTGTGTAGCCATAAAGTTGATCATTTCCGGAGTTACTTTTTCGGCTGCAGCTAAAAAATCACCTTCATTTTCACGATCTTCATCATCGACTACTATAATTACTTTACCTTGACGAATATCTTCTATAGCTTCTTCAATGGTATTGAGTTGTATTTTTGCTGACATAATTATTGTTTGTTTTGAGCGGGAAAAAAGCGCTCGGAAATTTTTTGAAACAGTTGTGATATTGGAGTAGTAATGGCATCAAAATTAATTAAGCCATTATCGTTTGTAGCGCGATATGTTAATAAAACTGCTAACGGCAGCAATATAAATGACGACATCCATGAACCCATAAAAGGAGTCATACCGCCCTCTTGTGATAGTCTTTTTCCAAAAGTATTAATAAAGTGGAAGGTAATAAAAATCAAAACCGCAAATACAATAGGTAAACCCAGTCCGCCTTTACGGATAATAGCACCTAGCGGAGCGCCAATAAAAAACATTAAAAAGCAGGCAAAAGCAATGACAAATTTTTCGTATAATGCCGTTAAATGCTTGTTGATGTCTCTTTGTTTATCTTTTAAATCTTTTTGAGTAGTTTCGATAGAGTATATATTGCTCGTAACCGTGCTGCTCGCCATTTTTAAAATATCAGACTTTTGTTTGTTGGTATATAAAGATAAAAGATCGTTTGGCAATGCTTTTTTCTTTTTGTCTGTTTTTAAAACCTTAGGCGAAGGTTTAATTCCAACGCGCTGATTTATATTTTCAGAAAATGAAACTATTTCGTTATTCAGGTTTTTGTTTAAAGAATCTAAAGTATAGCGCAATTCATTCACATTCAGCATTCCGTTTGTGCTACTTACACTTGCTTTATCTTCATCAACCTTATTTAATTCAGATAAATCAATATTGATGATTTGTTTTTTAAACTCACTTTTTATAAAAGGAAGTTTAGAACGATCTTCGTATTTTTTTGGAGTAACATCCTGATAATAATAACCGTCATTCAGAACGAGCTTTAAGATACTTGATTTTTCATTACTGATTAATTTACCATTTTTAGCTTTTATAACTGTTTTGTTTTCACCATAATTATTCGCTTTTTCATGAATGGTAACGCCTGTTAAGATATTCCCGTTTTCTCCTGACTTTTTGTTTACTTTAATATTATAAGTCCCAACATCATTAAACTGACCTTCGGCAATAGCCATAGCGGGTTTAGCCTGAGCAATGTTTTTTCTGAAATTAACAAATTTATATTCGGCATACGGAATTACATTATTGGCAAACCAAAATGCAACAATACTTAAAACGAAAATAAAAATGATTAAAACACGCATTGCCCTTTGCAACGATATTCCTGAAGATTTCATAGCGGCAAACTCATAATTTTCGGCTAAATTTCCGAAAGTCATAATAGAAGCCAATAAAACCGAAAGCGGTAAAACCAGCGGAATAATTCGGGGCATTGAGAAAAGAAGGAATTTTACAACCAATATCAAATCAAGGTCTTTACCTGCTAATTCAGAGATAAAAAGCCATACAGTTTGAAGAATGAATATAAAAAAAAGGATTACAAATACCGTAGTAAATGTAATCAGAAATGTTTTTAGTAAGTATTTGTCTAAAATTTTCAACCTTTGATTAATCTAATTTGTTGATGTAGTATTTTGGATATTTGCTCGCTACAAAGGTAAATTGATTTTTTGATAAAGGCTGATTGGTTTTAAAAGAATTAACGGTTAAAGTGGTTTTTGTTCCATTTTTTCCTGTTTCAATCAAATTATAGATGTGTTTTGTTTGTACATCAATACCTAAAAGAATTTCTTTTCTTTGATCTTTAACATTTGTTGGAGCTAATTTAATGTACTGAATTTTTCTTCCTTTTACATTTTGAACAATGTCCATATTGTATTTATATCCGGAATTAAAGAAAGTAAGCATTTTGGAAGGTGTTATAGCTACATCATCTTTTTCGTTTACTTTAGAAATGGTAACTTCTTCATCTTCAGGAACAATAGTGTAAGTTTTTTGTCCGTCGAATATTTTAGTAACACCCATAAAATTCAATACATATTGATTGCCTTTCATAATAACATTTCCTTTGCTGTCCTGATTGATATTTTCTTTTGCATTATTCAGAGAATATTTAAAGTCAATAGCAATATTGTCGTAGCTTTTTATTTTGGCTGTTACCTCGTTCAATAAATCTTTGGCTTTTTTATCCTGAGCCTGAATAGAGGTAAAGCTCAAAAGAAATAAAAGTGCTATTTGCAAGCATTTTTTAGTTCTGTTTTTGATAGAATTGTTGTTGATTTCTTGAATTTTTGCTTTCATGATTGGATTAATTTTGTTCATTGTTAAAAAATTGATCAAGAGCACTTAAATCTAAGATGTTCACGCTGCGGGCTTTACTGCCTTCAAACGGACCAACAATACCGGCTGCCTCCAGTTGATCGATTAAACGACCCGCTCTGTTGTATCCTAATTTTAATTTTCTTTGCAATAAAGAGGCTGAACCTTGTTGTGCATTGACAATAATTTCAGCGGCTTCTCTAAATAAAGTATCTCTGTCAGAAATATCCATATCAAGATTAATGCCAGTTTCTTCTCCAACAAACTCCGGAAGTAAATAAGCTGTCGCGTATGCTTTTTGTGAGCCAATGAAATCCGTGATTTTTTCAACCTCCGGAGTATCAATAAACGCACACTGCACACGAACAACATCATTTCCGTTCGTATATAATAAATCTCCACGACCAATCAACTGATCAGCTCCCTGCGTATCCAAAATAGTTCTTGAGTCAATTTTTGAAGTTACTCTAAATGCAATTCTGGCAGGAAAATTCGCTTTAATCAAACCTGTAATTACGTTTACAGATGGTCTTTGTGTCGCGATAATCAAGTGAATACCAATAGCACGCGCTAACTGAGCCAAACGCGCAATCGGAATTTCGACTTCTTTACCGGCAGTCATAATCAAATCGGCAAACTCATCGACAACCAATATAATATAAGGTAAAAATCTATGTCCCGCTTCCGGATTTAATTTTCTGGCTTTAAATTTATCGTTGTATTCCTTGATATTACGCACCATTGCATCTTTCAACAATGAATAACGGTTATCCATTTCAACACAAAGGGAGTTTAATGTGTTCACTACTTTTGCATTATCCGTAATAATCGCATCTCCAGCATCAGGAAGTTTGGCTAAATAATGTCTTTCTATTTTATTAAAAAGTGTAAGCTCGACTTTTTTCGGATCGACCAAAACAAATTTCACTTCCGCCGGATGTTTTTTGTATAAAAGCGAAGTCAAAACCGCATTCAATCCAACAGATTTTCCTTGTCCTGTCGCACCAGCCATCAATAAGTGAGGCATTTTGGCTAAATCGACAACAAAAGTTTCGTTCGAAATGGTTTTTCCCAATGCAATTGGCAATTCCATTTCAGCTTCCTGAAATTTAGCTGAACCAATAACACTTTTCATCGAAACCATTGTAGGATTTTTATTCGGAACCTCGATACCAATTGTTCCTTTTCCTGGTATTGGCGCAATAATACGAATTCCCAAAGCCGAAAGAGACAAAGCAATATCATCTTCTAAACTCTTAATTTTAGAAATTCTGATACCCGCCTCAGGTACAATTTCGTATAAAGTTACCGATGGACCAACGGTCGCTTTAATTTGTGCAATTTCAATTTTGTAGTTACGAAGTGTATCTACAATTTTGTTTTTATTTTCTTCTAATTCTTCCTGATTAATCGTGATTCCGCCCGTCGAATATTCTTTTAATAAATCAATTGTTGGAAATTTATAATTCGATAAATCTAAAGTTGGGTCAAATAATCCAAAATCAGCTACTAAACGAGATGCCAGATTTTCTTCGATAATATCTTCTTCTTCTGCTTTTTCGATAACAAATTCCTCATGATGCGCAGGAGTTTCCGTTACCGGATTTATATTCATTTGAAGCGGTTTCGCAACAGGATTCAAATCAATTTCAGACGAATGATTTATCGTAGGTTTTAAGGCTTCTTTGTTGATTTCGAACTGAGTATCTTCTGTTTTTAAGTGAATATTATCCAATTCAGGATCTTCCTCCTCAATTGCAAATTCTTCTAAATTATAAGCGCTTTCCGTTTGTGGCTGCGTATTTAAAGAACTTAATTCTGATTTGATTTCTTTTTTAGTAGAATCAAAATAGGATTGAATTTTTTCAGGAGATAGTTTTATTTTGAAAATCAAGTACACAATTAATCCGAAAAGCAGCGCCAGTAAAGTTCCTGTTTTTCCGATATAATCCTGCGAGAATAAATTTAGTTCATAACCAATAGTTCCGCCTAATTCAGGGGCAGATGTGGCAAAGAATCCAAATAATATAGATACAATAATAATGGCAAATAAATCCCAAAACCAAATGTTTTTAAGTTTTCTAAGCGATAATTCCAGCGCTAAAAACATTCCAGTCAGGAAAAATAATCTAACAAGAATAAAAGATGCAATTCCAAATCCTCGATATACAATCAAATCTGCAAGATAAGCGCCAAATTTCCCCAGCCAGTTTTGCACCACTTCAGAACGATCATCAAGCTTACTAACAGCACTTTGATCTAACTGCCATTGCCCGTTGACGTAAAAAGAAATAAATGCAACTAATAATGCAATAGAAAATAATATCAAAAGACAGCCCATAACAAAACGTTGCTGTTTGTTGGGTCTCCAAGATTTTAAACTCTCAGCTTTTGGTTCGGTTTTTTTGTTTACAGTATCTTTTTTGGTTGTTTTTGCCATTCTTGCGTTTAGTATTGCCTATATAAATTTGGGTAAATAAATAATCAAGCCTATTGCTATTGCGGTCATTGCGGCAAAAAATACCGCCCCGGCAGCAATATCTTTAATAAATCCGATTCTTTTACTGTAATCAGGATGAATAAAATCGGCAATTTTTTCTACAGCCGTATTCAGTCCTTCAATACTCATTACCAAGCCGATGGCTAATACCTGGAAAAGCCATTCGGTTTGTGAAATTTTAAAATAGAACCCGGCAATAGTCATTACAATTCCCAATGAGAACTGTACCATAATGCTGTGCTCTGTTTTTATAAGTTTAACAGCACCGTTAAAAGCATACGTCATGCTTTTTAACCGGCCTGTTACAAAAGTATTATCTTTTTCAAATGTCATTATATGGATATTATAATGCTGCTAAAGCTGCTTCGTAATTTGGTTCGTTTGCAATTTCAGCAACTTGTTCTGTATGAGTGATTTTACCATTAGCATCAACAACAATAATCGCTCTAGAGTGTAAACCTGCTAAAGGTCCGTCAACAATTTCTAAACCATTTGTTTTACCAAAAGTTCCAGCTTGAAAATCAGATAAGTTTACTACATTTTCTAAACCTTCGGCTCCACAAAAACGTTTTTGAGCAAATGGAAGATCTCTTGAAATACATAAAACAGTAGTGTTTTCTAAGTTACTCGCACTTTCGTTGAATTTTCTAACAGAAGTTGCACAAGTTCCCGTATCAATACTTGGAAAAATATTTAAAACTAATTTTTTACCGGCAAAATTGCTTAATGAAGCTACTGATAAATCATTTTGTACTAATTTGAAATCAGCAAGTTGAGATCCAACTGTTGGTAATTCTCCCGAAGTATGAATAGGATTTCCTCCTAATGTTATTGAAGCCATGATTTTTGTTTAAATTTATGAGGTTCAAAAGTAAGGATTAATATTTGAATCTAAAAGTATTTGTTAGCGTTGTGATTAGAATTAGGCTACTTTTAAGATAACGAATAATTTGGCATTTTTGTTGTAAACGCCTGTTGTTTGTCTTTGAGGGGAACGAAGCAATCTCGCTGGCAAGAGCAAACTTTGAGGATCATTAAAACGGATCAACTGCGTGAGGTTGCTTCGTTCCTCGCAATG
It contains:
- a CDS encoding response regulator; the encoded protein is MRKNDEIIIIEDDEDDRLLLKDIFEALDYPNKITFIEDPMDAIAYLSNPLVIPFIIFSDINMPKINGFELRNQILANTEISKKCIPYIFLSTSKIPENVIKAYSCHAQGYFKKEEEFSKYKTVLKTILEYWITSLTPTNSL
- a CDS encoding IS3 family transposase; this encodes MKIKRRTYDKIFKEKAVQLSYKKGSIIQVENELEISGSLICKWRQQYEKFGIDSFCGKGNGYQRLNSGQQKINELKRKAKQSELNYKILKEGSKYISQGKSMVFNFIENNEKVYSTKKMCRVLGVGELSYYRWKNKIISPTQSRIILLKQEMSSIFIESKERYGSSRITKELQNRGYQITHSTVSRHMIQLGLHKKSIRKFKVTTNSNHNHYIAPNLLNREFNVNKPGIAWVSDITYLQTTKGFLYLTIILDLFDRKIIGWNISNEMSTKMTIIPTWEMAVNNREITNELIFHSDRGTQYASKSFTKLLDSHMIVKRSMSRKGDCFDNAVAESFFSTLKRELIYRNTLFTKKKMKEEIFEFIENWYNKKRIHSTLNYMTIEEFNKMNNQLTLIFYINYERK
- a CDS encoding IS3 family transposase codes for the protein MKENKKNYDSTFKEKVVKLSYESGTINELEKEFHLYDRSIAIWQKNYEKLGTVSFPGKSHQRFSPEQERIYWLEKKIKDLDLKFEILKNGRWNISQGKPMVFDFIKSNEKTYPIRLMCKVFGISYITYCRWRSECISEAKKRRILVKEEIRSIFFDSKQRYGSVRITIELQNRGYKISRSSVLLYMRELNLYSKFTKTAYK
- a CDS encoding site-specific integrase → MSPLLHPAHKIINKYSQQQLTLLPPLSNQKMNEYLKEIAVLCGIKKKLTWYAARHTFATTVTLGNGVRIENVSSMMGHTNILQTQHYAKVLDANIKEDMNKVIEKYKNT
- a CDS encoding phage integrase SAM-like domain-containing protein, which encodes MLKIYFFLKPGKLNWRDESPIYARLWYYENSITMTTGQYITKERWNFTNKLRRVLRMEKEKTLRKTLDLFQMNIEKKFNEIIQRDGDFSLLKLKNEFNKKTTAEGVTALKILETHISNFNRKVAKDERSYASLKKYERSKELLSNFLKEEYQKDDIICKSINNSFIHNLESFLKYDSSFKGRTGIKNNSTVKYMRMYKTAFNYAVKLGLITNNPFDSYDGKVFEKSAIYLTPEELKIFEVRDFRGKVSQSQRYFHILLLYRIRPGGRFCPYKRKPRSRQ
- a CDS encoding acyl-CoA thioesterase — its product is MGTLEERIAKSETHIFKAVFPSTTNHYDTLFGGTALHLMDEVAFICATRFSRKKVVTISTGQIDFKKAIPAGTLIELVAKVVNVGRTSCKIHVDIFMEQMYSELRETVVSGTFSFVAVDENKKPTPILD
- the ribB gene encoding 3,4-dihydroxy-2-butanone-4-phosphate synthase, with the protein product MSAKIQLNTIEEAIEDIRQGKVIIVVDDEDRENEGDFLAAAEKVTPEMINFMATHGRGLICAPLTESRCKELDLRPMVTNNTDHMETAFTVSVDLKGHGVTTGISAADRSKTVLALTDSNVKPHELARPGHIFPLVAKQGGVLRRTGHTEAAIDFARLAGFKSAGVICEILNEDGTMSRLPELVKVAKKFNLKLVSIEDLVAYRMQHDSLIVKKEDFDIETRFGTFRLRAYEQTTNKQIHIALTKGTWNLGEPILTRIHSSQVNNDLLGTLTNNAEQQLDGMFKVINENGKGAVIFINQDMQAINLLSRISELKALQAGGTMKAPKVIIDSKDYGIGAQILHDIDISKIRLVSNTEQTKRVGMIGYGLEITEYVNY
- a CDS encoding LptF/LptG family permease, encoding MKILDKYLLKTFLITFTTVFVILFFIFILQTVWLFISELAGKDLDLILVVKFLLFSMPRIIPLVLPLSVLLASIMTFGNLAENYEFAAMKSSGISLQRAMRVLIIFIFVLSIVAFWFANNVIPYAEYKFVNFRKNIAQAKPAMAIAEGQFNDVGTYNIKVNKKSGENGNILTGVTIHEKANNYGENKTVIKAKNGKLISNEKSSILKLVLNDGYYYQDVTPKKYEDRSKLPFIKSEFKKQIINIDLSELNKVDEDKASVSSTNGMLNVNELRYTLDSLNKNLNNEIVSFSENINQRVGIKPSPKVLKTDKKKKALPNDLLSLYTNKQKSDILKMASSTVTSNIYSIETTQKDLKDKQRDINKHLTALYEKFVIAFACFLMFFIGAPLGAIIRKGGLGLPIVFAVLIFITFHFINTFGKRLSQEGGMTPFMGSWMSSFILLPLAVLLTYRATNDNGLINFDAITTPISQLFQKISERFFPAQNKQ